The following are encoded together in the Pygocentrus nattereri isolate fPygNat1 chromosome 15, fPygNat1.pri, whole genome shotgun sequence genome:
- the mrpl46 gene encoding 39S ribosomal protein L46, mitochondrial, producing the protein MAVPCWRFAARPLWQKISGSGKLSVSVKSAVRSVSSTRHTRGAQKPSPVSAASPWVLHGAVCLQRLPVISQERSPIEQRFMDLMQQMELEKSLLSDHELRLLEDAERMSRKQEADYDSDEEEEYGGQEIVMAQDLEDAWEQKLKQFQPASRTKASDTTDVSSSERCLGDSLVLLVKQDVGSQRLWLLPQLPWEAGETLRQTAERALANLPDAELKATFLGNAPCGFYKYKFPQNIQTESRVGAKVFFFKAVLSGSGHLPLQKDSFAWVRTDELQDYLKPEYLKQVKRFIMNL; encoded by the exons ATGGCGGTGCCCTGTTGGAGATTCGCTGCTCGACCTCTGTGGCAGAAGATTTCAGGCTCAGGAAAGCTTTCTGTGTCAGTAAAGTCTGCTGTGCGCAGTGTTTCCTCCACTCGTCACACGCGGGGCGCACAGAAGCCCAGCCCGGTCAGTGCTGCGTCCCCCTGGGTTCTGCATGGAGCTGTTTGCCTGCAGAGGCTGCCGGTCATCTCTCAGGAAAGGAGCCCTATTGAGCAGCGGTTCATGGACCTGATGCAGCAG atGGAGCTGGAGAAAAGCCTGCTGTCAGATCATGAGCTGAGGCTGCTAGAGGATGCTGAGCGCATGAGCCGCAAACAGGAGGCCGATTATGACTCTGATGAAGAAGAGGAGTACGGAGGCCAAGAAATTGTCATGGCACAAGATTTGGAGGATGCATGGGAGCAGAAACTGAAGCAGTTTCAGCCTGCTTCAAGGACAAAAG CTTCTGACACCACAGATGTGAGCTCGTCAGAGCGCTGCCTGGGAGACAGCTTGGTGCTGCTGGTGAAACAGGATGTTGGCAGTCAAAGGCTCTGGCTCCTGCCTCAGCTGCCGTGGGAGGCaggagagacactgagacagacagcagagcgtGCCCTCGCCAACCTGCCAG ATGCAGAGTTGAAGGCAACGTTTCTGGGCAATGCCCCTTGCGGattttacaaatacaaattCCCCCAAAACATTCAGACGGAGAGCAGAGTAGGAGCCaaggtttttttcttcaaagcCGTGCTGTCTGGCAGTGGCCACTTGCCACTACAGAAGGACTCTTTTGCGTGGGTGAGGACGGATGAGCTGCAGGATTATCTCAAACCGGAATACCTGAAACAGGTCAAGCGCTTCATTATGAATCTGTAA